One Aphidius gifuensis isolate YNYX2018 linkage group LG5, ASM1490517v1, whole genome shotgun sequence genomic region harbors:
- the LOC122856400 gene encoding uncharacterized protein LOC122856400: MENYDEYTSNEEMDSFQGGDNTIVVTGAVVRDDPHRRRANAPQPRVRVLRVILSNMQGREMRVLFWDQRVAEFENRILRQIIRISGPRVVVANPLYVDLTQNLMSIELSIQQSTTVDILGPIPAVRGPALPMAPSVELRNAGNMLGQVQITAFIRHPIQRQIIGNFTSASGAITDGVYHLCVNVAVPSAQMIPAGSHVTILGELRRNNHDTLILQVTEMTNIQIVDEQIMDPAQLRNGFHIIPRIAAGEQLPAIPNAAPQMQRHQFNAPVINHGNLLNVLI; the protein is encoded by the exons atggaaaattatgatgaatacACGTCCAACGAAGAGATGGACAGTTTTCAAGGTGGAGACAATACGAT aGTCGTGACAGGCGCTGTGGTTCGTGATGACCCACATCGCAGACGTGCCAATGCACCACAACCCAGAGTTCGTGTTCTACGTGTCATCTTGAGCAACATGCAAGGACGTGAAATGCGAGTTCTCTTCTGGGATCAACGTGTTGCGGAATTTGAGAACAGAATTTTACGACAA ATAATCAGAATCAGTGGTCCACGAGTAGTCGTTGCGAATCCACTATATGTTGATTTGACacaaaatttaatgtcaattGAATTGTCTATTCAACAGTCAACAACTGTCGACATTCTTGGACCAATTCCAGCTGTACGAGGTCCAGCATTACCAATGGCACCAAGTGTTGAGCTTCGTAATGCTGGAAACATGCTTGGTCAGGTTCAAATAACAGCATTCATTAGGCATCCTATTCAACGTCAAATAATTGGCAATTTTACAAGCGCAAGTGGTGCTATTACTGATGGAGTGTATCACCTCTGTGTTAATGTTGCTGTTCCTTCAGCACAAATGATTCCAGCTGGTTCTCATGTGACAATACTTGGTGAACTTCGTCGTAATAATCATGACACATTGATACTTCAAGTTACTGAAATGACAAACATACAAATTGTTGACGAGCAAATAATGGATCCAGCTCAACTTAGAAATGGATTCCATATTATTCCAAGGATTGCAGCTGGTGAACAACTTCCAGCAATACCAAATGCTGCACCACAGATGCAACGTCATCAATTTAATGCACCAGTAATAAATCATGGTAACTTGCTTAATGTTTTGATTTGA